The following coding sequences are from one Pseudomonas mendocina window:
- a CDS encoding toxin VasX, which yields MSNNVCALSKGAACEAGKLIVQVVGKDHPTTQKLVIYDEANATQLEWLTQQDKPETQTSDSFSSVLHVWDWESQPKRNLWLEIAASEGGPIRVPLHEELRATPRQPEHGMQWNQIVPVVPMTALPGCRSEQDLGAPVLVRAGFVYVFYRNKLWRELEVRQTDGKTTYHDVNVARYRDGTGFRTGLRRASGVALDDIWLPVQWNNRHTVDVQMCFSEIQLSAARLQRLEQDSGLRRSRCQSFDLRATREKLQSLYQGKPNGQAMLEAFSQYDIHDYAKKGAAERATPTRRNLSLHVFPVSLAAQQRVRRPGYEWLLDHPGRYVCDLTGKMPEEAQKVAQAFSDSCENANPSKPDTLLESATLQACVEKHLPSSPLGPDKTAAQPAAELWQAQAAEPDVLLSARTRQLCAVLLEDPFYRLRHLKKCVETQQQLLQTCINRASQHPHHGSALLVQQMVIPPTVGGQKNPLHESIKKISDRGKRDINHFTATPERMLTWSNLEYCQRLLSRCLDIPLHQQALADHLSLDGFEYLAEFHFASQLLPLLATSPTQLDPLAASGCITDAVNNRMVFAPNETPGQKLISKIANETAHPLHSMFWPEVTPEKLMAPYQKPAQPQPNSGDGKFRPEELAKLENQEAPGSEPVTLNAALLAGLLKGGSLQSALVANAKACANALHEIYGNFAGAVEAAESALSQAQEKQRNAEQDRRHAQQTRSDSRRDQAQARQERQAAEQNQQQAETAQRQANTDAQRRNQELGQARQAEQNQRAALGSEARPAAIRLHGQSIEQLRGMMRDSFGEAVLIRRSAFNAGAHYLFGLEELPNNGQRPVRMYGEYQDGQGNLLASSNQRTARSAGLEQVTGDHLVLVMPRNHRTAQGVSRLNQAIRDVMQAEHAQRSAQAAQRQASTRASSAAQETARARTVETAQNNRAQSANSTAKAARQAGIEARSGLQEAVNNLQGQQGNLYYRALNGKVFPASVLMLELYNVQLELNARGTTSVEKGKERMRLGVTGAVLDLLVAMETLGYKLAGNNSILATARITLFSVSERTATRWLGAKLGERFIGAITARLITQSAAGLIMVGICLYDAWYAWRWNDDAMWGYLLMAGGAAIGVVSGFFAGTATLLGPAGWLALLLIGSGAGIVYWLSSTPLEDWLGNGPFGDNRKHPHLQEPKEAFYRLLGLFAGPTVKVETNPAYTPGAKLDNSDPTPHVVRTANTVIRIETHLPGLLGTQEGGSIRAECRLRSTETLYQHGPTIMAPDIMETDLPTTQAVTPLAQIAWPGSLTLYVHTPESRRWTGNTRDSSLYHEWGVRMQATLQLPDDTWIFPAPSPKTPRRDTASQAFSAQPEVFYPIKPALEL from the coding sequence AGCAAAGGCGCCGCCTGCGAGGCCGGCAAGCTCATCGTCCAGGTAGTGGGCAAGGATCACCCAACTACCCAGAAGCTGGTCATTTATGACGAAGCCAACGCCACTCAGCTGGAATGGTTGACGCAACAGGACAAACCGGAAACCCAGACCAGCGATAGCTTCAGCAGCGTGCTGCATGTGTGGGACTGGGAGAGCCAGCCCAAGCGCAACCTATGGCTGGAAATCGCGGCGAGCGAAGGCGGGCCTATTCGCGTTCCGCTACATGAAGAACTTCGCGCCACGCCACGCCAACCCGAGCATGGCATGCAATGGAACCAGATCGTGCCCGTGGTTCCCATGACCGCCTTGCCAGGTTGCAGAAGCGAACAAGATCTGGGGGCTCCTGTCTTAGTACGCGCCGGCTTTGTCTATGTCTTCTATCGCAACAAGCTTTGGCGTGAACTCGAGGTTCGACAAACAGATGGCAAGACCACCTATCACGATGTGAATGTCGCACGATACCGGGACGGGACGGGCTTTCGCACTGGACTACGCAGAGCCAGCGGCGTCGCGCTCGATGATATCTGGCTCCCCGTGCAGTGGAACAATAGACACACTGTCGATGTACAGATGTGCTTCTCCGAAATCCAGCTCAGCGCCGCACGCCTTCAACGCCTGGAGCAGGATAGCGGCCTGCGTCGCAGCCGCTGCCAGAGCTTTGACCTACGGGCCACACGGGAAAAACTCCAGAGCCTTTACCAAGGCAAGCCCAACGGCCAGGCCATGCTCGAGGCTTTCTCCCAGTACGACATTCACGATTACGCCAAAAAAGGGGCAGCAGAGCGGGCCACCCCTACACGCCGCAATCTTTCCCTACATGTATTTCCAGTTTCCCTGGCAGCGCAACAACGGGTGCGTCGTCCGGGTTACGAGTGGCTGCTGGATCACCCTGGTCGTTATGTCTGTGATCTCACCGGAAAAATGCCGGAAGAAGCGCAAAAAGTAGCTCAAGCGTTCTCCGACAGTTGCGAAAATGCCAATCCGAGCAAGCCGGATACGCTGCTGGAAAGCGCTACGCTTCAAGCCTGCGTCGAAAAGCATCTGCCCAGCTCCCCATTGGGGCCGGACAAAACGGCGGCGCAGCCTGCAGCAGAGCTCTGGCAGGCACAAGCCGCCGAGCCGGACGTGCTGCTGAGTGCTCGCACACGTCAGCTCTGTGCGGTATTGCTCGAAGACCCGTTCTACCGTCTACGTCATCTGAAAAAGTGTGTGGAGACCCAGCAACAGCTACTACAAACCTGCATCAACCGGGCATCCCAGCACCCCCACCATGGCAGCGCACTGCTGGTTCAACAGATGGTGATTCCTCCCACCGTAGGTGGCCAGAAGAACCCGCTGCACGAAAGCATCAAGAAAATCAGTGATCGCGGCAAACGTGATATCAACCACTTCACCGCAACCCCCGAACGCATGCTGACCTGGAGCAATCTGGAGTATTGCCAGCGATTGCTCAGCCGCTGCCTGGATATCCCCCTCCACCAACAAGCACTGGCCGACCACCTGAGCCTCGATGGTTTCGAGTACCTGGCCGAATTCCACTTTGCCAGCCAGTTGCTGCCATTGCTCGCTACATCGCCTACGCAATTGGATCCACTCGCGGCCAGTGGCTGCATTACCGACGCGGTCAATAACCGTATGGTTTTCGCTCCAAACGAGACGCCAGGCCAGAAGCTGATCAGCAAGATCGCCAATGAAACAGCGCACCCGCTGCATAGCATGTTCTGGCCGGAGGTCACACCGGAAAAACTGATGGCTCCCTACCAGAAGCCAGCCCAACCCCAGCCCAATTCGGGCGATGGGAAATTTCGCCCGGAGGAACTGGCGAAACTGGAGAATCAGGAGGCCCCTGGTAGCGAACCCGTCACCCTGAATGCGGCCCTGCTGGCTGGGTTGCTTAAGGGCGGTAGCCTGCAGAGTGCATTGGTGGCCAATGCCAAAGCCTGTGCCAATGCGCTGCACGAAATTTACGGCAACTTTGCTGGAGCGGTTGAGGCCGCAGAAAGCGCGCTCAGCCAGGCACAGGAAAAGCAACGCAATGCCGAGCAGGATCGACGCCATGCTCAGCAGACTCGCAGCGACAGCCGACGCGATCAGGCGCAGGCCAGGCAAGAGCGGCAGGCAGCCGAACAGAACCAGCAACAAGCAGAAACTGCTCAACGTCAGGCCAATACAGACGCCCAACGCAGGAACCAGGAACTGGGTCAGGCTCGCCAGGCAGAACAAAACCAGCGCGCAGCCTTGGGTAGCGAAGCACGCCCCGCCGCGATCCGCCTCCATGGCCAGAGCATCGAACAGCTACGGGGCATGATGCGCGACAGCTTCGGCGAGGCGGTTCTCATACGCCGTAGCGCATTTAACGCAGGGGCTCACTACCTGTTTGGCCTGGAGGAACTGCCCAATAATGGCCAGCGCCCCGTCCGTATGTATGGCGAATATCAGGACGGCCAGGGCAATCTACTCGCCTCCAGCAACCAGCGCACCGCCCGCAGTGCTGGTCTAGAACAGGTAACGGGCGATCACCTGGTGCTGGTCATGCCGCGTAACCATCGTACAGCCCAAGGCGTGAGCCGCCTGAACCAGGCCATACGCGACGTGATGCAGGCGGAGCACGCCCAACGCAGCGCCCAGGCGGCACAGCGCCAAGCCTCGACACGGGCCAGCAGTGCAGCCCAGGAAACGGCCAGAGCGCGCACAGTCGAAACAGCGCAGAACAATCGAGCGCAAAGTGCGAACAGCACAGCTAAGGCTGCACGGCAAGCAGGGATAGAGGCCAGAAGCGGCCTGCAAGAAGCCGTTAATAACCTGCAAGGTCAACAGGGCAACCTGTATTACCGAGCGCTCAATGGCAAGGTCTTTCCGGCGTCGGTGCTGATGTTGGAGCTGTATAACGTCCAACTTGAATTGAACGCTAGAGGTACGACATCAGTAGAGAAAGGTAAGGAGAGAATGCGCCTTGGCGTCACTGGAGCTGTTTTGGATTTGCTGGTTGCGATGGAGACTCTTGGTTATAAATTAGCTGGCAATAACTCAATACTAGCTACCGCGCGTATAACTCTTTTCTCTGTATCAGAGCGTACCGCTACCCGCTGGCTGGGTGCGAAGCTTGGCGAACGCTTTATCGGAGCCATTACTGCTCGTCTGATCACCCAAAGTGCTGCCGGACTGATAATGGTCGGCATCTGCTTGTACGACGCCTGGTATGCATGGCGCTGGAACGACGACGCCATGTGGGGCTACCTGCTGATGGCCGGTGGTGCAGCAATAGGCGTGGTCAGTGGTTTCTTCGCAGGAACTGCCACCCTGCTGGGCCCCGCAGGCTGGTTGGCTTTGCTGCTGATCGGCAGCGGGGCCGGTATCGTCTACTGGCTCAGCAGCACCCCTCTAGAGGACTGGCTGGGCAACGGCCCCTTCGGCGACAACCGTAAGCACCCTCATCTGCAGGAACCCAAAGAGGCCTTCTATCGCCTGTTGGGCCTGTTCGCTGGCCCTACGGTCAAGGTAGAAACTAATCCCGCGTACACCCCTGGCGCCAAACTGGACAATAGCGACCCAACACCCCATGTGGTCAGGACGGCCAATACCGTGATCCGCATCGAGACCCACCTGCCCGGTCTGCTCGGCACTCAGGAGGGCGGCAGCATCCGCGCTGAATGCCGTTTGCGTAGTACCGAAACACTGTACCAGCACGGCCCGACGATCATGGCACCGGACATAATGGAAACCGACCTGCCCACCACTCAAGCCGTTACCCCGCTCGCCCAGATTGCCTGGCCCGGCTCGCTGACGCTCTATGTACACACACCGGAATCGCGCCGCTGGACGGGCAACACCCGCGACAGCAGCCTGTACCATGAATGGGGCGTACGCATGCAGGCTACCCTGCAGTTACCAGACGATACCTGGATCTTTCCTGCACCTTCACCCAAGACGCCCCGGCGCGATACCGCCAGCCAGGCGTTCTCGGCTCAACCGGAAGTTTTCTACCCTATCAAACCTGCCCTGGAATTATGA
- the znuA gene encoding zinc ABC transporter substrate-binding protein ZnuA: MSRLFCLLALFFVANAQAEVRLLTSIKPLQLIAAAVQDGVGEPEVLLPPGASPHHYALRPSDVRRVRDADLLYWIGPDMEAFLPRVLGSRDKPQVAVQDLPGMTLRHFGDSHDEHDHDEHADEHAHAADELGHDHDHRPGSLDAHLWLAADNARVIAARMAADLAKLDAANAARYATNLKAFEARLDALDGRIRPQLTALQGKPYFVFHEAFDYFEAVYGLKHAGVFSVLTEVQPGARHVAAMRKTLQQAGPSCVFSEPPLRPRLAETLTAGLPVKLAELDALGGTLPVNATGYEQLLENLASGLTQCLSNL, encoded by the coding sequence GTGTCGCGTCTTTTCTGTCTGCTTGCCCTGTTTTTCGTCGCCAATGCCCAGGCAGAGGTGCGCCTGCTTACCAGCATCAAGCCGCTGCAACTGATCGCCGCAGCGGTGCAGGACGGTGTCGGCGAACCCGAGGTGCTGCTGCCGCCCGGCGCCTCGCCACATCATTACGCGCTGCGGCCGTCCGATGTGCGCCGCGTGCGCGATGCCGACCTGCTGTACTGGATTGGCCCGGACATGGAAGCCTTCCTCCCGCGTGTGCTGGGCAGCCGCGACAAGCCGCAGGTGGCGGTGCAGGATCTGCCTGGCATGACCTTGCGTCACTTTGGCGACAGCCATGACGAGCATGATCACGACGAGCATGCCGATGAGCACGCGCATGCTGCTGATGAGCTGGGTCATGACCACGACCACCGTCCCGGCAGCCTGGATGCCCACCTGTGGCTGGCTGCGGACAATGCCCGTGTGATCGCGGCGCGCATGGCTGCCGATCTGGCTAAGCTGGATGCTGCCAACGCTGCGCGTTATGCCACCAACCTGAAAGCCTTCGAGGCGCGTCTGGACGCGCTCGATGGCCGCATCCGCCCACAATTGACTGCCTTGCAAGGCAAGCCATATTTCGTCTTCCACGAGGCGTTTGATTACTTCGAAGCCGTCTACGGCCTCAAGCATGCCGGTGTATTCAGCGTGCTGACCGAAGTGCAACCCGGCGCGCGTCATGTCGCTGCGATGCGCAAGACCCTGCAGCAGGCCGGGCCGAGCTGCGTATTCAGTGAGCCGCCGCTGCGCCCGCGCCTGGCCGAAACCCTTACGGCCGGTCTGCCGGTCAAGCTGGCCGAACTCGATGCCTTGGGCGGCACCTTGCCGGTCAACGCCACCGGGTACGAACAACTGCTGGAGAATCTGGCCTCCGGCCTGACGCAGTGCCTCAGTAATCTGTAG
- the zur gene encoding zinc uptake transcriptional repressor Zur: MTDMPLASRPHDHSRCVSHALAEAEAICTRQGLRLTALRKRVLELVWASHKPLGAYDILGVLSDEDGRRAAPPTVYRALDFLLENGLVHRIASLNAFVGCSHPEHAHQGQFLICRSCHAAIELEQPAISQAIVDGAAGVGFSVESQTVEVVGLCAGCKAAA, encoded by the coding sequence ATGACCGACATGCCCCTGGCTTCACGTCCCCACGACCATTCCCGCTGCGTCAGCCATGCACTGGCCGAGGCCGAGGCCATCTGTACCCGTCAGGGCTTGCGCCTGACCGCCTTGCGCAAGCGTGTGCTGGAGCTGGTATGGGCCAGCCACAAACCACTGGGCGCATACGACATCCTCGGCGTGCTGAGTGACGAGGATGGTCGCCGCGCCGCGCCGCCGACGGTGTACCGCGCTCTAGACTTTCTTCTGGAAAACGGCCTGGTACACCGCATCGCCTCACTCAACGCCTTCGTCGGTTGCAGCCACCCGGAACATGCGCACCAGGGCCAGTTCCTGATCTGCCGCAGTTGCCATGCTGCCATCGAACTGGAACAGCCGGCCATCAGCCAGGCCATCGTCGACGGCGCTGCAGGCGTCGGTTTCAGCGTGGAGAGCCAGACCGTCGAAGTCGTCGGTCTCTGCGCCGGTTGCAAGGCAGCAGCATGA
- a CDS encoding MFS transporter, with product MSPTAPRPSNATLVLLASLYCAQGLPSGLIAHSLPVLLRQHGVDLALIGLLKLLALPWLLKVFWAPWIDRLASRRLGHHRGWILPLQSGVIVCVTVLALLAPQTLFSEGLWWLLGLLLLINLLASTQDVATDGLTVRLLPERWRGLGNSLQVGGYKVGMIVSGSGLLLVIDPLGWNLAVGLVAGLILLMTVPIWLFPERRVLPFQPALAETALGPRLLLSHYRGLLAQPGMLLWLAVVLTFKLGDSLGSPMIKPMLVDQGWSTAALGQLTLISSLAGIGGALLGGLLYARIGVLRALILFGVLQAIGIAALALLVGQGANTGLVYAVTLFEQVADGMSTVALFAAMMRMCRPEHEGADFTLQASAQLLLSGFVGASSGVLAKALGYEGLFVVAGGVGMLVLVVVLRYGRRVQG from the coding sequence ATGTCGCCAACTGCACCTCGCCCGTCCAACGCCACGCTGGTGCTGCTGGCGTCGTTGTACTGCGCTCAGGGCTTGCCTTCCGGGCTGATCGCTCACTCGTTGCCAGTTTTGCTGCGTCAGCATGGCGTAGATCTGGCACTGATCGGCCTGCTCAAACTGCTGGCGTTACCCTGGCTGCTGAAAGTGTTCTGGGCGCCCTGGATCGACCGCCTGGCATCAAGGCGCCTGGGCCACCATCGTGGCTGGATCCTGCCGCTGCAAAGCGGAGTGATTGTCTGTGTGACCGTACTGGCGCTGCTGGCACCACAGACGTTGTTTAGCGAAGGTCTGTGGTGGCTGCTCGGCTTGCTGCTGCTGATCAACCTGCTGGCCTCCACTCAGGATGTGGCTACCGACGGCCTTACCGTGCGCCTGCTTCCGGAGCGCTGGCGCGGCCTGGGCAATAGCCTGCAGGTGGGCGGCTACAAGGTTGGCATGATCGTCAGTGGCAGCGGCCTGCTGCTGGTGATCGACCCGTTGGGCTGGAACCTGGCGGTCGGTCTGGTGGCTGGCCTGATCCTGCTGATGACCGTGCCGATCTGGCTGTTTCCCGAGCGTCGGGTGTTGCCGTTCCAGCCGGCCCTGGCGGAAACCGCCCTCGGCCCGCGCCTGCTGCTGAGTCACTACCGCGGACTGCTGGCGCAGCCCGGCATGCTGCTGTGGCTGGCGGTAGTGCTGACCTTCAAGCTGGGCGACTCGCTGGGCTCGCCGATGATCAAACCGATGCTGGTGGATCAGGGTTGGAGTACCGCAGCGCTTGGCCAGCTGACCCTGATCAGCAGCCTGGCCGGCATCGGCGGCGCCTTGCTCGGTGGCCTGCTCTACGCACGCATCGGCGTGCTGCGTGCACTGATCCTGTTCGGCGTCCTGCAGGCCATCGGCATCGCCGCCCTGGCGCTGCTAGTGGGGCAAGGCGCCAACACCGGCCTGGTCTATGCCGTGACCCTGTTCGAACAGGTGGCTGATGGCATGTCCACCGTCGCCCTGTTCGCCGCCATGATGCGCATGTGCCGCCCGGAACACGAAGGCGCCGACTTCACTCTACAGGCTTCGGCGCAGCTGCTGCTGTCAGGCTTCGTCGGGGCCAGCAGCGGGGTGCTGGCCAAGGCGTTGGGGTATGAGGGGTTGTTCGTAGTTGCGGGTGGGGTGGGGATGTTGGTGCTGGTGGTCGTCCTGAGGTATGGGCGCCGTGTTCAGGGCTGA